A single window of Manduca sexta isolate Smith_Timp_Sample1 chromosome 15, JHU_Msex_v1.0, whole genome shotgun sequence DNA harbors:
- the LOC115453951 gene encoding neuropeptide Y receptor type 2-like has translation MPSETWTTDIPTYNDNFTTNDAYLSANDSAIDPIENKAVQAAFCVAYTIIFVVGIFGNALVCYAVIRNRAMQTVTNLFITNLALSDVLLCVFAVPFTPLYTFLGRWVFGSLLCHIMPYAQGCSVYISTLTLTSIAIDRFFVIIYPRSKPRVKIKTCIGLIIFIWVFALSVTFPYGYYMALQDIYCAEKWPSDQIRKAFGAVTTIMQFVIPFIVMAFCYTCVSVKLNDRLKSRPGSKNSKKEDAERERKRRTNRMLIAMVAIFGLSWLPLNLINISSDFYSLAEDWRYYMVLFFVAHFIAMSSTCYNPFLYAWLNENFRKEFKQILPCLGAFVTTKSKRKFNQSERTGMYKSEKTCNGNDTVQESLLTSTVNKMPSVRYKIEFNDKLRGYDEDGINNISPDEKPEDNPSPNEDCVNMYMFVDKSVVASDKEPIVSAL, from the coding sequence ATGCCGAGCGAAACATGGACCACTGACATACCAACTTACAATGATAATTTTACAACCAACGATGCCTATCTCAGCGCCAACGACTCGGCCATCGATCCAATCGAAAACAAAGCAGTGCAAGCGGCCTTCTGCGTTGCGTATACAATTATTTTCGTAGTTGGTATCTTCGGTAACGCGCTAGTGTGTTACGCCGTCATTAGGAACCGTGCTATGCAAACTGTGACTAATCTCTTCATCACGAACCTCGCACTATCCGATGTGTTACTTTGCGTATTTGCAGTTCCATTTACTCCTCTTTACACTTTCCTCGGAAGATGGGTGTTCGGGAGCCTTCTCTGCCACATAATGCCGTACGCTCAGGGATGTAGCGTGTACATTTCGACGCTCACGCTCACTTCCATTGCCATCGACAGGTTCTTCGTCATCATCTACCCCCGTTCAAAACCTCGTGTGAAAATCAAAACCTGTATCGGactaattattttcatttgggTGTTTGCGTTATCAGTCACATTTCCTTACGGCTACTACATGGCTTTGCAAGATATATATTGCGCAGAAAAATGGCCGTCAGATCAAATAAGAAAAGCTTTTGGAGCAGTTACAACCATAATGCAGTTTGTAATACCTTTCATTGTAATGGCGTTTTGTTACACGTGCGTTAGTGTCAAATTAAACGATCGATTGAAATCTAGACCTGGTAGTAAGAATAGTAAAAAGGAAGATGCAGAGagagaaagaaaaagaagaacAAATAGAATGTTGATAGCCATGGTTGCTATATTCGGCCTCTCCTGGCTACCTCTCaatcttattaatataagtagtGATTTTTATTCATTAGCCGAAGACTGGAGGTACTACATGGTGTTGTTTTTTGTTGCGCATTTCATTGCTATGTCTTCCACGTGCTACAACCCGTTTCTTTACGCATGGCTCAACGAGAATTTCAGAAAGGAGTTCAAACAAATATTGCCATGCTTAGGAGCGTTTGTCACTACAAAATCTAAAAGAAAATTCAACCAATCCGAAAGAACAGGCATGTATAAATCAGAGAAGACTTGCAACGGCAATGATACCGTACAAGAATCCTTGTTGACCTCAACTGTAAACAAGATGCCTTCTGTTAGATATAAAATTGAGTTTAATGATAAACTTAGAGGCTATGACGAAGATGGGATAAACAATATAAGTCCTGATGAAAAGCCAGAGGACAATCCGAGTCCTAACGAAGACTGTGTTAATATGTATATGTTTGTAGATAAATCTGTTGTCGCGTCGGACAAGGAACCCATCGTGTCAGCATTGTAG